A single region of the Eremothecium gossypii ATCC 10895 chromosome V, complete sequence genome encodes:
- a CDS encoding AEL027Wp (Syntenic homolog of Saccharomyces cerevisiae YOL019W and YFR012W (DCV1)), translating to MGFRFGLSGLIWLAQTAALAFLVVSCITAPVVSDLGLADADGVQYGVFGYCIQDRGCSPVSASYGPERVFSGTQWAMGQDMRRVLGRILVVAPVAAGLTLLAVVSNFVSQFSGVHRHAGIFVSNLLWTILAFFSSALLCIVVWLLFWPHLTWCAYVLLAAAVIHLFCVPLTFLAHSQVCQDSDDESLHGALSSQKLMKREDDYANSFNMNELHKTAIDSDVKQPGYYKVAPVTTGDVTDSTKTDYTDIYGSQQAPPPQPYLRSTPQNRNSYVATEPQTTSAGGNGEESGKWEQPTLAPYPMTGGFSAQGYNRPSGPPIPPYPSTGSTKDRTANYDRERHDARSGMGPTGDPSYYPAGMEGVQQPYSAINDASKNGIPAGSTGDHAKNKLPYATSTTARNADPSASGVRGPYAEGLPTASSSNYEVTQLSSGRITARPAQSPAYPSSAGEPVKQQPYPRQSRNLDYPNQQDFDDEEFVRQNTVDPEERPPIEEDDGIKDDDSDFTSVSQRGINPNYYTIAGKQAPYPQTFSAPLPHNQAIYPDQPYAGPPPPDAYQTSNSLGMSRQGAHQQYVSQGYTPQPQGYQASGYYSAPSTSQPRAPDTSDMLLQNNPDFMIGGAASNKAARFGGPGQRVQQSAGSTTAPATLYKPAYKKRMQKSKGMVAASLSRDSPYGGR from the coding sequence ATGGGATTCAGGTTTGGGCTCTCGGGGCTGATATGGTTGGCACAGACGGCGGCGCTTGCGTTTCTTGTGGTGAGCTGCATCACGGCGCCAGTGGTGTCGGACCTTGGGTTGGCGGACGCGGACGGGGTGCAGTACGGCGTGTTCGGGTACTGCATACAGGACCGGGGCTGTTCGCCGGTGTCCGCGAGCTACGGGCCGGAGCGGGTGTTCAGCGGGACGCAGTGGGCGATGGGACAGGACATGCGGCGGGTGCTCGGGCGGATCCTCGTGGTAGCACCTGTGGCCGCGGGGCTCACGCTGCTGGCGGTGGTCTCGAACTTCGTGTCGCAGTTCTCCGGCGTGCACCGGCACGCCGGGATTTTCGTGAGCAACCTGCTCTGGACGATCCTCGCGTTTTTCAGCTCGGCGTTGTTGTGCATAGTGGTGTGGCTTCTGTTCTGGCCGCACCTCACGTGGTGCGCGTACGTGTTGCTAGCTGCGGCGGTGATCCACCTCTTCTGTGTGCCGTTGACGTTCCTGGCGCACTCGCAGGTGTGCCAGGACAGCGATGACGAGTCCCTGCACGGCGCGCTCTCGTCGCAGAAGCTGATGAAGCGCGAGGATGACTACGCCAACAGCTTCAACATGAACGAGTTGCACAAGACGGCTATTGACTCCGACGTGAAGCAGCCGGGCTACTACAAGGTAGCGCCCGTCACCACGGGCGACGTGACTGACTCGACCAAAACCGACTATACCGATATCTACGGGTCCCAGCAGGCACCGCCTCCTCAGCCGTACTTGCGCTCCACGCCTCAGAACAGAAACAGCTATGTGGCCACGGAGCCGCAGACCACGTCTGCGGGGGGGAATGGAGAGGAATCCGGCAAATGGGAGCAGCCGACCTTGGCGCCCTACCCAATGACCGGAGGCTTTTCCGCGCAAGGGTATAACCGGCCGTCTGGCCCTCCGATCCCGCCCTACCCCTCCACCGGCAGCACGAAAGATCGGACTGCGAACTACGACAGGGAGCGCCATGACGCGCGCTCAGGAATGGGGCCTACCGGCGATCCCTCCTACTACCCCGCGGGGATGGAGGGCGTTCAGCAACCTTACTCTGCGATAAATGACGCTTCCAAGAACGGTATTCCTGCGGGCAGTACGGGCGACCACGCCAAAAACAAACTCCCGTATGCCACTTCTACCACGGCTCGCAACGCCGATCCGTCTGCAAGTGGAGTGCGGGGCCCCTATGCGGAGGGTCTTCCAACGGCCTCTTCTTCCAACTACGAGGTTACTCAGCTCTCTTCAGGAAGGATCACAGCGCGGCCGGCACAATCGCCCGCCTATCCCTCATCGGCCGGGGAACCAGTAAAACAGCAACCATATCCGCGACAATCTAGAAACTTGGATTATCCAAACCAACAAGACTTTGATGATGAGGAGTTTGTGAGGCAAAATACGGTCGACCCCGAAGAAAGACCGCCGATAGAGGAAGACGATGGTATCAAGGATGACGACTCGGACTTTACTTCGGTATCTCAGAGAGGTATCAACCCAAATTACTACACCATTGCTGGCAAGCAAGCACCTTACCCACAGACTTTCTCTGCTCCGTTGCCGCATAATCAGGCAATCTATCCGGACCAGCCATATGCTGGTCCTCCACCACCAGATGCTTACCAGACAAGTAATAGTCTGGGCATGAGCCGGCAGGGAGCACACCAGCAGTATGTGTCGCAGGGCTACACGCCGCAACCGCAGGGCTACCAGGCTTCGGGGTACTATTCCGCTCCGTCAACCAGTcagccgcgcgcgccagaCACTTCAGATATGCTCCTCCAGAATAACCCTGACTTTATGATAGGTGGGGCGGCTTCCAATAAGGCCGCCAGGTTCGGTGGGCCCGGTCAAAGAGTGCAGCAGAGTGCAGGATCTACCACAGCCCCTGCCACTTTGTATAAACCAGCATACAAGAAGCGGATGCAGAAGTCGAAAGGAATGGTGGCCGCCTCGTTAAGCAGAGATAGCCCCTACGGCGGCAGATAG
- the TLG2 gene encoding t-SNARE syntaxin TLG2 (Syntenic homolog of Saccharomyces cerevisiae YOL018C (TLG2)) — MYRDRTNLFLSYHRTFPHQRHWRSQQGPGAGGEPGDVEAVGEIGAAEEAHPMLEMAQKQAAQLPPGFFEEVQRIDAELAGNDVHMVALAKLYRKNALPGFVDKTADEREIEALSFKTIAGLQRCYEAIKRLQAGREAQRFQGRALGRGELAILENCCRAYAAKIQAASHRFRVMQNNYLKFLNNDDFKPLPAATNDQETLQLLEEEGEREAQQELDSYSQQTLQKQRQKQRETQYLEDRDAEITQLAKGVLEVSTIFREMQTLILDQGTVVDRIDYNLENTNIDLKQAQRELDQAVGYQKRTQKCKVIMLLSLLVVFFFFVVLLKPRSSGTPDKGAGARPEDRPAEDRN; from the coding sequence ATGTATCGCGACCGCACCAATCTGTTCCTGTCGTACCATCGGACGTTTCCGCATCAGCGGCACTGGCGCTCGCAGCAGGGgccgggcgcgggcggtgAGCCTGGGGACGTGGAGGCGGTGGGCGAGATAggggcggcggaggaggcgcaCCCGATGCTGGAGATGGCGCAGAAGCAGGCGGCGCAACTGCCGCCGGGGTTCTTCGAGGAAGTGCAGCGGATCGACGCGGAGCTGGCGGGCAACGACGTGCACATGGTGGCGCTGGCGAAGCTGTACCGCAAGAACGCGCTGCCGGGATTCGTGGATAAGACGGCGGACGAGCGGGAGATCGAGGCACTGTCCTTCAAGACGATTGCGGGGTTGCAGCGGTGCTACGAGGCGATCAAGCGGCTCCAGGCGGGGCGTGAAGCGCAGCGGTTCCAGGGGCGGGCGCTTGGGCGCGGCGAACTGGCGATCCTGGAGAACTGCTGCCGGGCGTACGCGGCGAAGATCCAGGCGGCGAGCCACCGGTTCCGGGTGATGCAGAACAACTACCTGAAGTTCCTGAACAACGACGACTTCAAGCCGCTGCCCGCGGCGACCAACGACCAGGAgacgctgcagctgctggaggaggagggtGAGCGGGAGGCacagcaggagctggacTCATATTCGCAGCAGACGCTGCAGAAGCAGCGACAGAAGCAGCGCGAGACGCAGTACCTCGAGGACCGGGACGCGGAAATCACGCAGCTGGCGAAGGGCGTGCTGGAGGTCAGCACGATTTTCCGCGAGATGCAGACGCTGATCCTCGACCAGGGGACCGTGGTGGACCGGATAGACTACAACCTGGAAAACACGAACATAGACCTcaagcaggcgcagcggGAGCTGGACCAGGCCGTGGGCTACCAGAAACGCACGCAGAAGTGCAAGGTGATCATGCTGCTGTCCCTTTTGGTGGTGTTCTTTTTTTTTGTTGTCCTGTTGAAGCctcgcagcagcggcacgCCCGACAAGGGAGCAGGCGCCAGACCAGAGGACCGCCCAGCCGAGGACCGCAATTGA
- the CDC14 gene encoding phosphoprotein phosphatase CDC14 (Syntenic homolog of Saccharomyces cerevisiae YFR028C (CDC14)), with protein MGKRVYLDNTIEFLKGRVYLGAYDYAPQDSEEVVFFTVEDTLFYNRFHLDFGPMHIGHLYRFAVIFHEILNDPENHGKAVVFYSSTSTRQRANTACLLCCYMVLVQGWTPHQVLQPLAQVDPPFMPFRDAGYSNADFEITIQDVVYGIWRAKETGLVDLNTFRLEVYEKYERVENGDFNVLTPDFIAFASPEEDMRRPYVSGRTRLNQPFKRVLEFFKDNNVQLVVRLNSHLYRAQHFEDVGIKHLDMIFEDGTCPDLSIVKNFVGAAETIINQGGKIAVHCKAGLGRTGCLIGAHLIYTYGFTANECIGFLRFIRPGMVVGPQQHWIYLNQNTFREWKYTMKLSIEPSDLICGLYPLVTLEEYKLQKKALRKSKADHEGDYTVDENTVTPPNKTLASRNNEFSHTNAVPQESPGQPRKGQDGSNTIEDINNKTKPVSSNGKPPRKVDENTSRVHHSNNSDNEEDSMLIDSSNATTKSPLSSMTKKQTTNTSMDDEFALRQILPKNRRLASSGLATTDKRSASGAGVRKVSGTAKR; from the coding sequence ATGGGGAAACGCGTGTACTTGGATAATACAATAGAGTTCCTAAAAGGGCGTGTGTACCTGGGGGCATACGACTATGCGCCACAGGACTCGGAGGAGGTGGTGTTCTTCACGGTTGAAGACACGTTGTTCTACAACCGGTTTCACCTAGACTTCGGGCCCATGCACATAGGGCACTTGTATCGATTTGCGGTGATCTTCCACGAGATCTTGAACGACCCGGAGAACCACGGGAAGGCGGTGGTGTTCTACTCGTCCACGTCGACGCGACAGCGCGCGAACACGGCGTGCCTCCTCTGCTGCTACATGGTGCTCGTACAGGGGTGGACGCCGCACCAGGTGCTCCAGCCGCTTGCGCAGGTGGACCCGCCGTTCATGCCGTTCCGGGATGCCGGCTACTCGAACGCGGACTTTGAGATCACGATCCAGGACGTCGTGTACGGGATTTGGCGCGCGAAGGAGACAGGGCTCGTGGACTTGAACACATTCCGGCTCGAGGTGTACGAGAAGTACGAGCGCGTCGAGAACGGCGACTTCAATGTGCTCACGCCGGACTTCATTGCGTTTGCATCGCCGGAGGAGGACATGCGGCGGCCGTACGTGTCGGGCCGCACGCGCTTGAACCAGCCGTTCAAGCGCGTGTTGGAGTTCTTCAAGGACAATAACGTGCAGTTGGTGGTTCGCCTCAATTCGCATTTATACCGTGCCCAGCACTTTGAGGACGTCGGAATCAAGCATCTTGACATGATATTCGAGGACGGCACATGTCCTGACCTATCTATTGTCAAGAACTTTGTGGGCGCGGCGGAAACTATCATCAATCAGGGCGGCAAAATCGCAGTGCATTGCAAAGCGGGCTTGGGCCGCACTGGCTGTTTAATTGGCGCGCATCTTATTTACACTTATGGTTTTACTGCGAATGAGTGCATTGGTTTTCTCCGGTTCATACGTCCGGGTATGGTAGTAGGACCGCAACAGCATTGGATATACTTGAACCAGAACACGTTTCGCGAATGGAAATACACGATGAAGTTAAGTATAGAACCCAGTGATTTAATCTGTGGACTCTACCCGCTAGTAACATTGGAAGAATACAAACTGCAGAAGAAGGCTCTTCGGAAATCCAAAGCAGATCATGAGGGGGACTACACTGTCGATGAAAACACTGTCACGCCCCCAAATAAAACCTTGGCTAGCCGGAATAATGAATTTTCGCATACAAATGCTGTCCCACAGGAGTCTCCAGGACAGCCCCGGAAAGGGCAGGATGGTTCGAACACCATTGAAGATATAAATAATAAGACTAAGCCAGTTTCCAGCAATGGAAAACCGCCAAGAAAGGTTGATGAAAACACTTCGAGAGTCCATCATAGCAACAATAGCGATAACGAGGAAGACTCCATGCTGATCGACAGTAGCAATGCCACCACAAAATCACCGTTATCTTCCATGACCAAAAAACAAACTACAAACACTTCTATGGACGATGAGTTTGCCTTGCGGCAGATACTCCCTAAAAATAGACGTTTAGCATCTTCGGGTTTGGCTACTACTGATAAAAGATCGGCTAGTGGAGCAGGAGTGAGGAAGGTTTCCGGCACAGCGAAGCGCTGA
- the ECO1 gene encoding Eco1p (Syntenic homolog of Saccharomyces cerevisiae YFR027W (ECO1)) has product MAGVKKNRSPRKPTKLLQSRLKFAHSSATLKKCTECQMSYIIDSPADCAEHKKYHDLHLYGKKWLASWGTAIQDTCSSQYITPPSTSGGNASGNGAKADREDYIVYITPGKTAEVKAMMEIMYIVNNELTAPHDENDFWSEEGTSSMGRAFVYIKDGRAVGAITVEYLKEDDSRGRWMRVSTRELVPEVVPRVRLGISRIWVCRKQRGQGIATRLLECVRKYAILGNEVARWEMAWSQPSESGGKLATRYNSVRHKSGELLIPCYI; this is encoded by the coding sequence ATGGCGGGAGTAAAGAAGAATAGATCACCCAGGAAACCTACGAAACTACTTCAGTCCAGGCTAAAGTTTGCGCATAGTTCTGCCACGCTTAAGAAATGCACAGAGTGTCAGATGTCATACATCATCGATTCCCCTGCAGACTGCGCGGAGCATAAGAAGTACCATGATCTGCACTTGTACGGTAAAAAGTGGCTTGCATCGTGGGGGACAGCCATACAAGACACTTGTAGCAGCCAGTACATCACTCCGCCCTCGACCTCTGGGGGGAACGCCAGCGGTAACGGGGCGAAAGCGGACCGAGAGGATTACATCGTATACATCACTCCTGGCAAGACTGCGGAGGTGAAAGCGATGATGGAGATCATGTACATAGTTAATAATGAGCTCACAGCTCCGCACGATGAGAATGACTTTTGGTCTGAGGAAGGAACAAGCAGCATGGGGAGAGCCTTTGTCTATATTAAAGATGGTAGGGCAGTAGGCGCGATCACGGTCGAATACTTGAAGGAGGATGACAGCCGTGGCCGATGGATGCGTGTCAGTACGCGAGAGCTTGTGCCGGAAGTTGTGCCTAGAGTTCGGTTAGGGATCTCTCGTATTTGGGTCTGTAGGAAGCAGAGGGGGCAGGGCATCGCAACCAGACTACTCGAATGTGTACGTAAATATGCCATTCTGGGCAATGAAGTGGCGCGCTGGGAAATGGCCTGGTCGCAGCCGAGTGAGAGTGGTGGGAAGTTAGCCACACGCTATAACAGCGTGAGGCATAAAAGTGGTGAATTACTGATACCGTGCTATATATAA